One window of Sulfurospirillum sp. 1612 genomic DNA carries:
- a CDS encoding twin-arginine translocation signal domain-containing protein: MEEKRRSFLKKAAVVGAVSAVGTVAATAATKSSTYSSNGVVVGHSDKKEILYKKTEAWDEYYRTAL, translated from the coding sequence ATGGAAGAGAAAAGACGTAGCTTTTTGAAAAAAGCAGCCGTTGTCGGTGCCGTAAGTGCCGTCGGTACTGTGGCAGCAACCGCAGCTACAAAAAGTAGTACATACAGTTCAAATGGCGTTGTTGTAGGACACTCTGATAAAAAAGAGATTCTCTACAAGAAAACAGAAGCGTGGGATGAATATTATCGAACCGCGTTATAG
- a CDS encoding TorD/DmsD family molecular chaperone produces the protein MTQKESLYKARSLYYGFFSKMLVFTTRPNRFDGLLEVLDVMISNPLDENSCEALKEIKEFIQTYHESGLCDEYDYIFNDPDSRALRDTASYYDEGVESGKKRVAVKNFLGKTKIRRNEANYYDNEDSVGFLVTFMHELIELILKGETQYETVQHCLFTEIINEFFDEFIVNLYEHDKANAYRSLAVVLNAFLEFERLYFDVKKPLPKEKPVVATATESCEYISDVEAKRRAENRAKREADSLVSSCSIEDSSTTEEFKDIL, from the coding sequence GTGACACAAAAAGAATCTCTTTACAAAGCACGATCACTTTATTATGGCTTTTTTAGCAAAATGTTAGTATTTACAACACGTCCAAACCGGTTTGATGGGCTTTTGGAAGTTTTAGATGTAATGATTTCTAATCCACTTGATGAAAACTCATGCGAAGCCCTTAAGGAGATCAAGGAATTTATTCAAACCTACCATGAGAGCGGGTTGTGCGATGAATATGATTATATATTTAATGACCCAGATTCTCGCGCATTGCGAGATACGGCCTCGTATTATGATGAAGGGGTGGAGAGCGGAAAGAAACGCGTTGCGGTTAAAAACTTTTTAGGAAAAACCAAAATTAGACGAAACGAAGCAAATTATTATGATAATGAAGACAGCGTGGGATTTTTGGTAACATTTATGCACGAATTAATTGAATTGATTTTAAAAGGTGAAACCCAATATGAGACAGTACAACATTGTCTGTTTACCGAAATTATCAATGAATTTTTCGATGAATTTATCGTAAACCTTTATGAACATGACAAAGCCAATGCGTATCGATCTTTGGCTGTTGTACTCAATGCTTTTTTAGAATTTGAGCGCTTGTATTTTGATGTAAAAAAACCATTACCAAAAGAAAAACCTGTCGTAGCCACGGCGACTGAATCGTGTGAATATATTAGTGACGTGGAAGCAAAAAGACGGGCTGAGAATAGAGCAAAACGAGAAGCAGATTCGTTAGTCTCTTCGTGTAGTATCGAAGATTCATCGACCACTGAAGAATTTAAAGATATTCTATAA
- a CDS encoding 4Fe-4S binding protein, with protein sequence MQNEYLFLSKEKLDFPLDESITVAHEQDEQEYLVSNENIKNTQIYAPEINFYLKHSQDDIRQKITNVKKLYDIRADNFDLAQYVDYEEPVGNKLLIVTQDEKSDIYAPFLEDDALMSITLNPEMILDVNGHIGKLNVTILKDAEEYALECDQIIWPDAPVFAMKQSGTFDPNVLDIDTIYKKVKENLEGYKYKNFVTYDSSICQYHERREEICGKCAEVCPTVSILKEDESKHLVFSHVDCHGCGGCVSVCPSGALDYTQMPRVAFSEVSSYFRDQIALIIPEKMALESIRVDLPKQVLPFMIAGEKFLHEAHFMTLLQTSGNPVIFYTDFISKGTGDAIMMVNEIFEKKYHKKAIYVCQDSEALADAFGALESLSECQYGINEKDLKKREIFSARLAHLVGEDDLGVVKTGEHVHYGRVEINEANCTLCLSCVGACNVRALTAHPEDNSLRFNASICTDCGYCEVTCPEADCLRVVKDEISLKPDWFTQKVMAKDELFACVECGKEFATVKAIKKIADIMTPIFGDDEVKIRSLYCCADCKPKVVLNSYLEKVREEEQNK encoded by the coding sequence ATGCAAAATGAATATCTATTTCTCTCTAAAGAAAAGCTTGATTTTCCTCTTGATGAGAGTATCACCGTAGCACATGAGCAGGATGAGCAAGAGTATTTAGTCTCAAATGAAAATATTAAAAATACACAAATCTATGCACCGGAAATTAACTTCTATTTAAAACATTCACAAGATGACATACGCCAAAAAATTACTAACGTCAAAAAGCTCTATGATATACGAGCGGATAACTTTGATTTAGCACAATATGTTGATTATGAAGAGCCCGTAGGCAATAAGTTACTGATTGTAACGCAAGATGAAAAAAGTGATATTTATGCACCTTTTCTTGAAGATGATGCCTTGATGAGCATTACTTTAAATCCGGAGATGATTTTAGATGTCAATGGACATATTGGCAAACTCAATGTGACAATTTTAAAAGATGCAGAAGAATATGCTTTGGAATGCGATCAAATTATCTGGCCTGATGCTCCCGTATTTGCGATGAAGCAAAGTGGGACTTTTGATCCTAATGTCTTAGATATTGATACTATCTATAAGAAGGTAAAAGAGAATTTAGAAGGCTATAAATACAAAAATTTTGTCACCTATGACTCCTCGATTTGTCAGTATCATGAGCGACGCGAAGAGATCTGTGGCAAGTGTGCTGAAGTCTGTCCAACGGTTTCGATTTTAAAAGAGGATGAGAGCAAGCATTTGGTCTTTTCTCATGTGGATTGCCACGGTTGTGGGGGATGTGTGAGTGTGTGTCCTAGTGGCGCGCTTGATTATACGCAGATGCCTCGCGTTGCTTTTAGTGAAGTAAGTAGTTATTTTCGCGATCAAATTGCTTTGATAATCCCTGAAAAGATGGCGCTTGAATCCATTCGTGTTGATTTGCCAAAACAGGTTCTTCCTTTTATGATTGCAGGTGAAAAGTTTCTTCATGAGGCACATTTCATGACACTATTGCAAACGAGTGGAAATCCGGTGATTTTCTATACAGATTTTATCTCCAAAGGCACAGGAGATGCTATCATGATGGTCAATGAAATTTTTGAAAAAAAATATCACAAAAAAGCGATTTATGTTTGTCAAGATTCAGAAGCATTAGCTGATGCTTTTGGTGCACTTGAATCATTGAGCGAATGTCAGTATGGTATTAATGAAAAAGATTTAAAAAAACGTGAAATCTTTTCTGCGAGACTGGCGCATCTTGTGGGTGAGGATGATTTGGGTGTCGTCAAGACTGGCGAACATGTCCATTATGGTCGTGTTGAGATCAATGAAGCCAATTGTACACTGTGTTTGAGTTGTGTAGGCGCTTGTAATGTGAGAGCCCTCACCGCGCATCCTGAAGACAATAGCTTACGATTCAATGCCTCAATCTGTACCGATTGTGGCTATTGTGAGGTAACCTGTCCAGAAGCCGATTGTTTGAGAGTCGTCAAAGATGAAATCAGCCTCAAACCCGATTGGTTTACTCAAAAAGTGATGGCAAAAGACGAACTTTTCGCCTGTGTTGAGTGCGGCAAAGAGTTTGCTACGGTCAAAGCCATTAAAAAAATTGCAGATATCATGACACCGATATTTGGCGATGATGAGGTCAAAATCAGAAGCCTTTATTGCTGTGCTGATTGTAAGCCTAAAGTGGTGCTAAATTCTTATCTAGAAAAAGTTAGAGAAGAAGAGCAAAACAAATAA
- a CDS encoding ABC transporter substrate-binding protein → MVKKSYILVALIFVTILIGTLFSYTHDPLKDQNEIRLGASLPLSGINQNLGKEIVIGADTYFQSVNATGGVHHKKIKFIYYDDKYEPEITWSNTKRLIDHDSVFALFEFVGTPTTKKILPLVEKRGIPFIAPYTGASFLRNPKFKNIINFRSSYQEEVDALIGYLTKNKKFSKFSIFYQNDDYGREGYIALLKALKKRGLALVSEGTYKRNTLFVKQALYDIKDKKPEAVILIGSYKPTARFIKKARKDKSFKSVIFCPISFVNANALMEELHNNGHNLLFSQTVPTYTNNTAQAQEYLKLLQTFHPHHPPTFASFESFLAAKVLVKSIEKIKGNITTKKFLENIKTPQEHTLEDVNVHYKHSQLLNSVYLLKFQDGIFKTICEKK, encoded by the coding sequence TTGGTCAAAAAAAGTTATATATTAGTCGCCCTAATTTTTGTGACAATACTGATAGGAACGTTATTCTCTTATACGCATGATCCATTAAAAGACCAAAATGAAATCCGGCTCGGTGCCTCTTTGCCGCTCAGCGGCATCAACCAAAACTTAGGCAAAGAGATTGTCATAGGGGCTGATACCTATTTTCAAAGCGTCAATGCAACCGGAGGCGTACACCATAAAAAAATCAAATTCATCTACTATGATGACAAATATGAACCAGAGATCACCTGGAGTAATACAAAGCGTCTCATTGATCATGATAGCGTTTTTGCGCTTTTTGAATTTGTCGGAACGCCCACGACCAAAAAAATCCTACCCCTTGTGGAAAAACGTGGCATTCCTTTTATCGCCCCTTATACTGGTGCCTCGTTTTTACGCAATCCCAAATTTAAAAATATTATTAATTTTAGAAGTTCGTATCAAGAAGAAGTTGATGCCCTCATTGGATACTTGACCAAAAACAAAAAGTTTTCAAAATTTTCAATTTTCTATCAAAATGATGATTATGGACGCGAAGGATACATTGCACTCTTAAAGGCATTGAAAAAAAGAGGCTTAGCGCTTGTCAGCGAAGGTACCTACAAGAGAAATACCCTCTTTGTGAAGCAAGCCCTCTATGATATCAAAGACAAAAAGCCCGAAGCCGTCATCTTAATCGGTTCGTATAAACCCACGGCCCGTTTTATCAAAAAAGCGAGAAAAGACAAGAGTTTCAAATCTGTCATCTTCTGTCCCATCTCTTTTGTCAATGCCAATGCATTGATGGAAGAATTACACAATAATGGGCACAATTTACTCTTTTCTCAAACCGTACCCACCTATACTAACAACACCGCACAAGCACAAGAGTATTTGAAACTATTGCAAACCTTTCATCCGCATCATCCCCCAACGTTTGCCTCATTTGAATCTTTTTTGGCAGCTAAAGTTTTAGTCAAAAGTATTGAAAAAATCAAAGGGAATATCACCACAAAAAAGTTTCTTGAAAATATCAAGACACCCCAAGAACACACACTTGAGGATGTCAATGTTCACTATAAGCATTCGCAACTACTCAACAGTGTGTATCTACTCAAATTCCAAGATGGTATCTTTAAAACAATTTGTGAGAAAAAATGA
- a CDS encoding sensor histidine kinase, with product MNAFVTYINKILEKITFTSKTKILIGTTFGGTIIIGFLMFISIFALKYDFEVLFQNYTAPQVKLEEIKDIYQVNIKETLNAIENQQISNQEGIEVLLIAKQIIKKQWKEYKRGTEKSIGGLPEFANNWLNFFLRPHKDNNNNEFTNRIINNIEEKIHSIDEKTTILITLLKNNTKEITHDQKINDIILETNSISIYLSSLITNNLQHAISKKEANDQLFSTSTYMLILLISLTFAFVVLVSIIIINNFKHLHYTLEENVMRKTKALRQLNSSLESRIKKEVENSRKRDNIMFQQARLARMGEVLQNIAHQWRQPLGTLMMIVQSFQSKFYAGKLDVEFVDSRVEDALKVGKNMSDTLEDFRNFFMPNRTKEIFDVKEAINKAISLSKYQLKKEYIELTSNRAGSIQLYGFKNELIHVILNLISNSKDVLTSQQNLESKKIRIILKQTRKNILISVIDNGGGIKDDIISKIFDPYFTTKHKSIGTGIGLYMSKQLVEKHMNGKISCKNIIHRFGEDKFFQCAMFSVELPLKGEA from the coding sequence ATGAATGCTTTTGTGACGTATATCAATAAAATCTTAGAAAAAATCACCTTTACAAGTAAGACCAAGATATTAATTGGAACAACCTTTGGAGGGACGATTATCATCGGATTTTTGATGTTCATTTCGATTTTTGCTCTAAAATATGATTTTGAAGTCTTATTTCAAAATTATACCGCCCCGCAGGTGAAACTCGAAGAAATCAAAGATATTTATCAAGTCAATATCAAAGAAACACTCAATGCCATCGAAAATCAACAAATTAGCAATCAAGAGGGCATTGAAGTCCTACTGATTGCCAAACAAATTATTAAAAAACAGTGGAAGGAATACAAGCGGGGCACAGAAAAATCCATCGGAGGATTGCCAGAATTTGCCAATAATTGGCTTAACTTCTTTTTGCGCCCGCACAAAGATAACAATAACAATGAATTTACAAACCGCATCATCAATAATATAGAAGAAAAAATTCACAGCATCGATGAAAAAACCACCATCTTAATCACCTTACTCAAAAACAATACCAAAGAAATCACCCACGATCAAAAAATCAATGATATTATTTTGGAGACCAACTCCATTAGTATCTATCTCTCGAGTCTCATTACGAACAATTTACAACATGCTATCTCCAAAAAAGAGGCCAATGACCAGCTTTTTAGCACGAGTACCTATATGTTAATCCTGCTCATCAGCCTCACTTTTGCCTTTGTTGTCTTAGTCTCAATCATCATCATTAACAACTTTAAACACCTCCACTATACCCTAGAAGAGAATGTCATGAGAAAAACCAAAGCACTGCGTCAACTCAATAGTTCTCTGGAGAGTCGTATCAAAAAAGAGGTCGAAAACAGCAGAAAGCGCGATAATATTATGTTTCAACAAGCTAGGCTCGCTAGGATGGGTGAGGTATTACAAAATATCGCCCATCAATGGCGCCAACCGCTTGGCACTTTGATGATGATCGTGCAAAGTTTTCAGAGCAAGTTTTATGCAGGGAAACTCGATGTCGAATTTGTTGACAGTCGTGTTGAAGATGCGCTAAAAGTCGGCAAAAATATGTCGGATACCTTAGAAGATTTTAGAAACTTTTTTATGCCCAATCGTACCAAAGAGATTTTTGATGTCAAAGAGGCCATCAATAAAGCCATCAGCCTCTCAAAATATCAACTCAAAAAAGAGTACATAGAACTCACAAGCAATCGTGCGGGTTCCATCCAACTCTACGGTTTCAAAAATGAGCTGATTCATGTGATTTTAAACCTCATTAGCAATTCCAAAGATGTCCTCACATCACAACAAAATCTAGAATCCAAAAAGATACGCATCATCTTAAAACAGACACGCAAAAACATCCTCATCAGCGTCATCGACAATGGCGGCGGCATAAAAGATGATATAATATCTAAGATATTTGATCCCTATTTTACCACAAAACACAAGAGTATTGGCACGGGAATCGGCCTTTATATGTCGAAACAATTAGTAGAAAAACATATGAATGGAAAAATCAGTTGTAAGAATATTATCCATCGATTTGGAGAAGACAAATTTTTTCAATGCGCGATGTTTAGTGTAGAACTACCACTCAAAGGAGAGGCATAA
- a CDS encoding response regulator — translation MQKRNLDLLGNFNVLYLEDEPELLKHTFSALEDFVGTIFPVPTCEEALKVLKTNKVDIIIADINLKYENGIEFLRSLKYEHGYEIPAILTTAFTDTEYLLDAIKLKIDDYIVKPISIKDLLNSIHDTLLPKMQQKEIERSYNMIKTISAIIDGKQIELIKFIIKNLDHDNMFNYSYGDIMEKVDVSKPTVIKVFRQLAEKEILVKIQNKKYFFDENKLPNPNEE, via the coding sequence ATGCAAAAAAGAAATCTTGATTTACTCGGGAACTTTAACGTACTGTATCTTGAGGATGAGCCCGAACTTCTCAAACACACATTTTCAGCCTTAGAAGATTTTGTCGGCACGATTTTTCCGGTACCTACCTGTGAGGAAGCCCTCAAAGTTCTCAAAACCAACAAAGTCGATATTATCATCGCCGATATCAATCTCAAATATGAAAATGGTATCGAATTTTTAAGATCTTTGAAATACGAACATGGCTATGAAATACCGGCCATCTTAACCACCGCCTTTACCGATACAGAATATTTACTTGATGCAATTAAACTCAAGATTGATGATTATATTGTCAAACCCATCAGCATCAAAGATCTTCTCAATTCCATTCACGATACACTGTTGCCTAAGATGCAACAAAAAGAGATTGAACGCTCTTATAATATGATTAAAACCATCTCTGCGATTATTGATGGGAAACAAATCGAATTAATTAAGTTTATCATCAAAAATCTCGATCATGATAATATGTTTAACTACTCCTATGGCGATATTATGGAAAAAGTCGATGTGAGTAAACCCACGGTTATCAAAGTGTTTCGTCAACTCGCTGAAAAAGAAATTTTGGTAAAAATCCAAAATAAAAAGTATTTTTTTGACGAAAACAAACTACCCAATCCAAACGAGGAATGA